From one Macaca nemestrina isolate mMacNem1 chromosome 5, mMacNem.hap1, whole genome shotgun sequence genomic stretch:
- the LOC105482611 gene encoding activator of basal transcription 1 — MSVNMEAEESEKAATEHEPLKGTEQTLDAEEEQEESEAAACGRNKRVVPGIVYLGHIPPRFRPLHVRNLLSAYGEVGRVFFQAEDRFVRRKKKAAAAAGGKKRSYSKDYTEGWVEFRDKRIAKRVAASLHNTPMGARRRSPFRYDLWNLKYLHRFTWSHLSEHLAFERQVRRQRLRAEVAQAKRETDFYLQSVERGQRFLAADGDPARPDGSWTFAQRPTEQELRARKAARPGGRERARLATAQDKARSNKGLLARIFGAPPPSESMEGPSLVRDS, encoded by the exons ATGTCAGTCAACATGGAGGCAGAGGAATCGGAGAAGGCCGCAACGGAGCACGAGCCGCTGAAAGGGACAGAACAGACACTAGACgcggaggaggagcaggaggaatcCGAAGCAGCGGCCTGTGGCCGCAATAAGCGGGTAGTGCCAGGTATTGTGTACCTGGGCCATATCCCGCCGCGCTTCCGTCCTCTGCACGTCCGTAACCTTCTCAGCGCCTATGGCGAGGTCGGACGCGTCTTCTTTCAGGCTGAGG ATCGGTTCGTGAGACGCAAGaagaaagcagcagcagctgcgGGAGGAAAAAAGCGGTCCTACAGCAAGGACTACACCGAGGGATGGGTGGAGTTCCGTGACAAGCGCATAGCCAAGCGCGTGGCGGCCAGTCTACACAACACGCCTATGGGTGCCCGCAGGCGCAGCCCCTTCCGTTATGATCTTTGGAACCTCAAG TACTTGCACCGTTTCACCTGGTCCCACCTCAGTGAGCACCTTGCCTTTGAGCGCCAGGTGCGCAGGCAGCGCCTGAGAGCGGAGGTTGCTCAGGCCAAGCGTGAGACCGACTTCTATCTTCAAAGTGTGGAACGGGGACAACGCTTTCTTGCGGCCGATGGGGACCCTGCTCGCCCAGATGGCTCCTGGACATTTGCGCAACGTCCTACTGAGCAGGAACTGAGGGCCCGGAAAGCAGCACGGCCAGGGGGTCGTGAACGGGCTCGCCTGGCGACTGCCCAGGACAAGGCCCGCTCCAACAAAGGGCTCCTGGCCAGGATCTTTGGAGCCCCACCACCCTCAGAGAGCATGGAGGGACCTTCCCTTGTCAGGGACTCCTGA